The Achromobacter deleyi region GGAAGTTGCTGGCGGGATAGGCGCTGGGCAGATCCCATTTGGTCTGGGCCTGCGCGCCCGCGCTGAAAGCCAGGAGTATGCCGCCGGTCAACAAGGAGATTTTCTTGTACATGTGTGGTCCTTCTTTGCGAATGGTGGAGACGGGTCTTGCCCGATAGGCATTGCGAAAGAGAGCGCCGCGTCGATTACACGCCGCTGAAAAGCCGTGCCATTCTATGTTGCCAGGTGGTCACAAAGCCCATGAAAACGCGCTTTTACGGGTTAATCCTAAGACCTTGTGTTGTTAATAATTGAGGTTTCAATCTTCTTTGTCGCGATGAATTCCATGCGTCGGCCGCCGGTTTTTCTTCTAAGATCGCTTTATCGAAACGAGCTGCCGAGGATCGTGTGAATTTCGTTTTTCGCCGTGATGAATTGTTGGTCGAAGCCGTGTCCAGCGTCTTGCCGGACATCTCGATATGCGAGCGGATCGGCGTATCCGTCACGACGTTGCAGCCGGTATGGATGCTGCCCGAGTCGCCGTACCGCACGGCGCAGGTCGATCCCGGCCTGGAAGCCCCCGAAGGCTACGCGTTCAAGAAGCTGCGCTCGCTGTTTGGCGTGTTGGACGATGAGCGCATGGCCCTGGCCGGGCGCGCCTACCAGATCAGCGAATGGGCGCGCACGCATCGCTTCTGTGGCGTATGCGGCACGCCGGCCCAGCGCGTCAGCACCGAGTTCTGCCTGCGTTGCCCGTCCTGCGGTTTTTCCGCGTATCCGCGCATCTCGCCGGCGATGATGGTGCTGATCCGCAAGGGCGACAGCATCCTGCTCGCGCGTCACACCACGACCGCCACGGCCCGCTACACGGCGCTCGCAGGTTTCGTCGAACCGGGCGAGAGCATCGAGCAGACCGTGCATCGGGAAATCTACGAGGAGGTCGGACTGAAGGTCGGCAATCTTCAGTACTTCGGCAGCCAGTCCTGGCCGTTTCCGCATTCACTGATGGTTGCGTTCACGGCCGACTACGTGTCGGGCGACATCCGCATCCAGGAAGACGAGATCGCGGACGCGCGCTGGTTCGGCCCGGGCGACCCCATGCCCGACATCGCGGCGCGCATTTCGATCGCCGGCTGGTTGATCCGGGCCAATCTGCCCATGGGTTGGTCAGCGCCCTGATTCCGGGCCTGAAAGCAGTTGGCTCCCCTAGGGGTATTCCCTCGAAATGAGGGAATTTTTACGGCTTAAGGTTATTTTTTATTGATGAAATATAGATAAATTATTAGTATTTCATTCAGATAAACTTGGCCCGCGCCCTTTATGACATCCGCTTTGATTGCGTCGTCGGCCCACCTGGCCGGCGGCAGCGCACCCGATCTTTCCGAGGTGGAGTTCGGCCTGATGATCGCCAGCCACGCTTTTGACCGCTGGACCGTGCGGTGCATGGCGGCGGCGGGCCTGCCCGACCTGACGCCCACCGATGTGATGGTCTTTCATCATGTCTATCACCGCCAGCGGCCCAAGAAGCTCGCCGACATCTGCTTCACGTTGAATGTC contains the following coding sequences:
- the nudC gene encoding NAD(+) diphosphatase, whose protein sequence is MNFVFRRDELLVEAVSSVLPDISICERIGVSVTTLQPVWMLPESPYRTAQVDPGLEAPEGYAFKKLRSLFGVLDDERMALAGRAYQISEWARTHRFCGVCGTPAQRVSTEFCLRCPSCGFSAYPRISPAMMVLIRKGDSILLARHTTTATARYTALAGFVEPGESIEQTVHREIYEEVGLKVGNLQYFGSQSWPFPHSLMVAFTADYVSGDIRIQEDEIADARWFGPGDPMPDIAARISIAGWLIRANLPMGWSAP